The Ptychodera flava strain L36383 chromosome 3 unlocalized genomic scaffold, AS_Pfla_20210202 Scaffold_26__1_contigs__length_13983176_pilon, whole genome shotgun sequence genome segment CACTATTGTTacgtgagaaaaaaaaacgaataaaagaacggtgaactcagcagttttctTTAAAACGGAGTTTATTACAAAACATTAAACCTATCGCTAAGTCAatggatagaatacaaactgtaaaagtgtacaggctacttatctcagccgGGACGGCAAATCTCCAAAGTTGAGTCAGACACTGAGACAGAGTAAGTAGTCCTTTAgcttgcttgcaggcttgaggtgTAATAAGTCCGAtgaataaatccagcgttgctgtgaaggtcttgaaaagtcttgcaATTAATACTGccggagtttccaaagacttgaagtaacacgtcaGGGACACGATCCCAGATGTCTGACTGAAAAGCTGTGCGGTCCCCCATTTATACTCCAATGGTTATGTGAGAGAATATAAGAACAGTCTAGAACTTCTATTGAAGTATATATAAACTATAAACTATCTCAACTTACACGACTAATTGAATTTCTAGAAGGTTCCGTGAAGGACAGttaccttgagaatgttctggACTAATTAAtctcaggtcatgagtgtgggggaaaatgacttACATAACACTATTTACTAGCCCTGAGAGAATCAATGTGCATTTTTGATACCAGAATGTGACCAGTGCAATACGTGTTTTGTAACAGTcaatgtttcagaaatttcaCTGTCATCATACATCTCAGTCAGAGAGAAATCTAGCATCTTCGTTTTTATAACCTTACCATGTTCAGATGTTTTTTAAAGTTACCCAGTTAATTAACAAGCCAAGACTTCAAGAAAGGCGTTTTGCAAATATCACCACCAAAATGACGCTTTCTATCTGACTGTAAATTGATCAATGATGACAGAAAGTATTGGATGAGGTACGCTGcacttgatactattttcacCTGCCGCCTTAATGAATTTCACGTTTACCAAggattttattcatatttgaacGTTTACGCGTATAACGGTCCTACATCACAGACACGTTTATGTTCCAAGAAGTCGTTGaggttacatggtattttgctAATATCGTATAGGTGTTAAAGTTGGAAGAGGAAGATGATAAAACCCCAGATCACACTATACAGAAAAACCGTCAACGTGAAGCACTGCTATCATATTTTCCTGAGTTCGATGCCATGACACTGTCAATGCCATCACATAAGCCGAAGGTCTTAGCGCAAATGGGATTGCCTGGCACTCGTAAGCGATTGAGCTCATCATTCAATGATGGGGTCGATGAGTTTATTGAACGTTGTGGAAAACTGATGAAACCAAAGAAAGCTTGGCCTTACGTTGGAAACATTCATGGCAAACGTGAGTTTATATGTTAGAACCTAGCTTTTCAATCACACATGAAAGTACTACAATTCCATTGGTGAGAACCAGAAAATGTACGTAATCATAGGTTTCAGCAAACTTAGGCAAGCAAATTAAAGTAGCAaagcaaaagttgaaaatacGTACGTTTACTTAATCCTCCCATAGAATGTTAGATAGGCCTTCTTATTAGGTtgtgtatatttatgtaaactATAATTTGGAATTGAATAGCGTTTTGTTGATTACTTTGCCAAAATTGCTGCTTATCTACATTTTGCATGTCACCAGTAGAATGACTCAACGATACAAGTTAAATAATACCGACTGATTTTGGGCAGTTTTGGGCGTATGCTCTAAAGagtacttttctttttttcaaataatcacACACAATGGCTTTCAAACAAAGCCTGCGACACTTTGCAAGCTTCGTATGAAAGTATGATTGAAATTATACCACAAGTAGTTCGGCCTTTGCTGATAGAGTTGTGATCTGTCAGTGTAGTGATGGCTTCACCTGCAGTTCACCCAGTCTTCCCTGCATAGATCCCTTATCCTCAATATAATGATCTCACTTTGTGAATAAGCCAAACATCAATGAGACGGATGAGATTTTTAATGACATATTAATTCTCTTAATTAGAATTTGCAGAATTAGTAAAGCAATACGTCGCTAATTTCGACTTTGAAGGACAAACACTTGACGTACATGCAGCGGGGGCCAAGGTGCTGGATGAACTCTTGTTCCGAGAACAAGAAGAGGCCTATAAAGATTACTGCAAGAACATGGACAGCTTTGCTGCATCCGAGCTTCCTTGTGAAAATCGTAAAATTGCTACCAAGCACAAAGAGTGTGTTGTTGAAGCCCTGGACAAATTTACAGAGCGCACAGAATGCTTCAACGCTGCCGATCTTATCGACAGGCAAAGGAAGCATCTACAGGTATAGTCGGCTTGTTAATATATGATTTTCATAACTATATTGCAGTTTTTACACAGCTTAGCCCTTTTAATTTGTCACCCTCTTTTCCGAGAGAATGCTCTACTGACTTTGTGTATAACTGCATTATCTCAAGGACCGCTGTGGGAGGGTTGACGAAGATAAAATTAGTGGTGGATACCTGCGTGCCATAATTGAGAAGAATAAACAGAAGTCCAAGGAATACTGCACAAATCTTGCCAGACAGTTGGTAGAAGAACACCTCCGCCCCTTTACAAGTGAATCTGGTCCAAGAAAATCGGGGATATCAGCAGACTTGAATGAGTCAATCGAgcatgtaaaaaaattgtacaacCATCAAGGACGAGGTCCACGAAAGGATTATGTGTATAAGACAGAGGTAACAGAggtatgaaatattacattttaacGATATACAAACTGATGACAGTTTACTACTTGGAACATTTTGGATACGTTCCTCAAGTCATACGTCACACTGAATTGTGGCCGTTAAAGAAAGAACACATGTATTTTACCGTGTCCAAGTCTTCAAACcttcatatattttttgtgtATGTTCCATTCTGGTAGAGATCAAAATTTCAGTCGTCCATAAGAAGTTTGGACTTGCCAACAACATGTCCCTTATAAATCATCATGTCCCCAATGTGTGGCGAGTAAAAGAATTGTTTTCACATATTTATACGAAGCTAATAAAGCAAGCATCGACTTTCTTTTGCTTCATTTCAGAAAATTGCTGAGATTGCTGAGACTGTCAAGAGACGCAAAAGTCGCACCGAAGGCAGAAATGTCCCTGAAGCCGACGGCGCCAAAAGTGAAGCCGTAAACGTAGAGAGCGGAGAGATAGAGGTATGGACCAAGTGCTAATTGAAAGTATGCTTGTTAGAAAAGATAATAAGTTAAAAGTATACGATAAGAAATAacatcatattatattatataatataatataatataatattatataatataatataatattatattatattatattatattatattatattatattatattatattatataatataatatattatattatattatattatattattttatattatattatattatattatattatattatattatattatattatattatattatattatattatattatattataccaaagtgtgtgtgtttctctcattgaaaagttacagctatttcgTGAGGAGATGGTAATTATTAAGGATAAGTTACCGCTTAAGAGGCTTcttgtcattcatttgttgatgGCAGAATGTATAGTACAATCACCGTTGTTCGGGCAGCTTCGAGGTGTTTCTATCTCACGGCTATACGAGAAAGTTTTTGGACAATTTAAGACCATAACCATAACTATAGATAACATCTTCAACAGCTTAGAAAAGCTTTCAAAATGTAAGGTTTCTATAGTTTGAAATCCACAGTTTTTTCATGTGCGAATAAAAATGGTTGTTTCGGAGAACGATAAATTGCTGATGACGAAATTGTTCTGTATTGTAGGAGAGGGAGAGattcagaaaacaaattttagaAATGAAGCAAAACGTTGAGCAACACATTGTAAGTATGCAATACTATTAATAGAAAGCAAACAGGATAAGACATTTTTCTGGTTCCAATCTTATAACAACTTCTTTACATATCGTCCAtgcttaaagtggcactcccacttgataacatttttaaaacacatttttttaacgcCAAAGGTCAATATTTGACGTGACGACTGCGCACGGCTCGCGAGAtctcgataaaaacatgtcctcaaaaaagtaaaatttgaattccggtggcccacctaaattcagcttccgaacatcaaacgttcggcactggggccattgtcaactaagctatggagtacgaatttacgctaacgctgctgtacgccacagtaccactcgcgttggtgatcggtcatgccccccCCTGGGGAGAAATCCGAGTCTTACTGACCAggcaaaaaaaaacgaaaaacaatgtTTGCTGGTTCCaacagaattcgcataggtgactagcaaaGTTACGTTTGGTTGATACATAGCAGCCGCCGCGTGGTActatgcatagacgcatgccacgtggcggccgctatgtatcgaagtcacgtaactgtgtggcagacaacaaaatgtagtcatcagaggcggctaatattttactggtagaaaactgatatctatgtgctattggataaatatataatacaactgagattaatgaaaacgacaaaaactagggagaagttttcaaaaaacttacctgaggtaaagtcTTAATACTGTATATAGTCTTCATAGTGGTACGTAAATTAATTGcatcgttcgaacttattatagactccctagaatatcgtccatcagcacaacaacaaaccctCGGGGGATTTCAGGTCATaatcgggatgtgaaaaatacgctcgggaaatgacatgtttttgtcaatatctcgcgatccgtatgcagtcgccacgtcaaacatggaccgttggcattaaaaaaaacgtgttttaaaaatgttacaaagtgggagtgccactttaataagTCGTATCTGACGACAACCGTATAGGGTTAGTGACATTTTGTTTACCGCTGTAACGTGTGGGTCATGCTAATCCATTAAAGCATATATAACTGAAATTGAGTCTTAACCAGAATCGTCAATTTATTTTTGGAATATCTTTGATTGTTTGCAGGTTAATCTCCCCCTAAGCAACCAGAATAACCATTAACTTGGGCAGAGATTAACCGGCAAACAATAAGGGCGTTCCGAAAAATTGGCGGTCTGTCAAGACTGAGGGTTGCAGTCTATCCTCCGTgaaggagcgttcagttattacggccggggtgggccggcaaaatccaggggataaccttaaatttgaaaactgcaaaacgggggggggggggcatgtatttttcaaacagttcagaagggggggtcacttaactttcataagtatccgtcccgtcaaaaagcagtttcagtgttcagaaatattcagggagataaaaatgattcgctgcattatTTCAtcctctgaagtcatttaactgtaaatctgaacaaaagtaaaattatctatcacatgaacatcttgacttggcagCTATGAGGcttgttttattgtaaatcgagctcactgagggcaaagAACAATTCGTATTACTCAAATATAATGTTAGaggtatagcaagttttgtcagggaaagaattaacagttacctgtagactacttgtaccatgaaaagttatataatgcttttaggtgaaattccaataccataattgttgtcaacatctgaactttaaaaTACCCTATTGGAATcaaatacatttgtatcaattatcaaacacctataaaagcacaaattaatttagtttagcattatacaaaaaatattcatagttttctcatagactccaatgtatagtgaatcaacatttcagtgaaattccaaaatcaaatctcttacacacatatcaacctttcaGCATCCTAGTcgaagtactttaaaatgaattatcaaatgtctataaaacaCAGATTTATCTCTTTTtgtattagaaaaaaatattcatagtttcccgcatagactaccatgtatatagtgaatcaacatttcggtgaaattctaaaatccaatttcttgcacacatatccatttgtagtctaatcaagtacattaatattgataatcgagagtacataaatacatatatttacctacttttctattggaaaaaatattcatagtttcctcatagactcccatgtatagtggatgaacatttttgttgaaattctaaagtaaatttttgtccaCATATAACTCTActccaattaagtacatttatgtcaaatatcatgtatgtataaatgcataggtatagttttgtattgaaaaaggtATAAGATAGTTTCctatagactaccatgtatagtgactcaacattatcaacagctgactATCAAtataattaaatccaaatatcaaaattttgtacacacacttgcgcaaaaatattgtgatccacctgtaatttctgtccgatccctttgaggggtaatttcaaaattatagcaactcacaaggggaaatttgaacattaacactttGTGAGTTGTAAGGAGGatcatttgtgaaaaatttgagcaTCCCTCTTCATTAAATCGCCCCCAGAGGGCAAtgtggggggggaggggggtcataaattttttgtgcaacgggtaggggggttcaattattttgactgatgcgcaggaagaatttgccagcccgccccggccataataactgaacgctcccttttCGACCTCTGGATTCATTTGAAAGCAAATAGAAACTATACTTAGCAAATGCAGAATATAAGGTGTCGCCATCAACAATATTGGTACGACCTACAACAAAACAGACAATCTTGACATGCTGCAGATATGATTGACACTAAGTACTCGCATGTACATCATTGTGCCTCTTTGGAGATGTTTCGTGTTTATCCGAGTGGTGACCGTTTCCAAGAGGAATTATAATTttctttgcttgtttttttttattcagaggAGGTTAATGCGTGAAGACGTTGAAAGGCAAAAACAACAATCTGATGATGACAACAAGGAAAGAAGTGAAGCCATAGCAAAGAAGATTCAACAGCTGTATAAAACTCATCATGAACTTGCCAAACAACTACAAATGATTAACACAGAGCTCTCAAGAGAACACGAAACGTTAATAGACGAGCTGACAAAAAAATATCAGCGAAGAATGACAATGTCGGAGAAATCTCAATAGAGAACTTGATAGTATCCCATTAGTTGATTTCTATACTTCATCGGCAGTATCATGCTATTGGTTCAAAGGATGGACAttaagtaatttttttcttttattatttGTCTGCATCCAGAATGCTAGCGAAAGTGTGTAGAAGCTGGCGGTATCAATTATATGACCATTGATGATCGCTACATTTTTCTTGGACACTATCTTTTACTAGTTTTCCTTTTTGTGATTTTCGCCTTTATGTAGCCCGCCCCATTTCGCGAAGGCATGGCAGTATTCTGTTACGTTTGCGAATTTACTTTCATACCACCAGAGATTCATACCTTTGTATTGAGCTGGTCTATATGTTGTTCTATGATTATCTTTGTCGAGCAATTGGCTGCTGCTTTACAATTTATTCAAGCAATTGTGCAACACCATCTATTTTATATCTTTCTTATTTTATCATGTTAAAGTTATTCAGAATGTTTCGATATGCAGTGCTGTTAAACTAGTCTCTTTGCATCAGACTAAAAGattaatgaattatttttttgtctCAGATTCTAATCGGACTACAGTTAACTTTGTAGTTTATGTACATGGAAATTGCTTTTAATATACGTTGGACTTACCAATATATCTTAGATTGATCTGAAGGTATTGTGTTTATTACCAGTTTCCTATATTTGCAGTGAGAATTCATTTATTAAATAGCAGCCTattcaaatattaaatgaaaagTATATGAGAAAGTGTTGTTGTACTATAAATTGTAATACGAAATCAAAAGTTCCCCGTCGACATTTCAGATGATGAAACAGGATTTGCTCCTTTTGGTGACATTTGATgttctttaatttttaaatttttatcagGATAATTGGTAAATTATGTGCAAAATAGTTGCCGCAGtattttgtgatgttttcaaATAGTGCGAAAAAAGCAGTATATTTTATCCAGCAAGAATGCTAATAAAGTAGCGGTATCATATGGTCTAATAATAGCTCGGTCGTGATATTTGACGCTCTAACACAGACTCAGACACAGAGACAggcacacattatatatatctatatctatatctatatatatatatatatatatatatatatatatatatatacacacacacagacattctTTTTCGTAGAcgatgttgcattttaacaaaataaaagaacattGGGTTGTGGGTGGAAAAGCGAGCCTGACACCAATGCAAATTCAAGCAGTGATTGTCTGTTTcgcaaatgatgagtgacagcatacctaattttgactcacaaaagtaaattggtgaattcaccaaataacaatggatttgtcgcttttggtcaatcttgacgggtgcggctagctggcagggtacgcttacctattccggacacctggtaccaccactatttcgtggttcaagatgaccccattgcctttgtcattttcgatatattcctttgacctggtaaatttcgtagttaccttgaatgataatgattattggatctgatttgatgtctattactcCAATCTACCGAG includes the following:
- the LOC139126092 gene encoding guanylate-binding protein 1-like — protein: MTSDLEQKAVPLCYPDNFDWVTELGTLVKKTESRGKLVVCEDALDILRSIDGLISPIAVTGLARCGKSYIASELIEPRPDECVFKMSNKMRPLTTGIWINTVPFKKRLENGTEVTVVVMDTEGLCAYDAHTPYDVQIFTLISILSSVMIYNSKGTLTAEDIKMLSLVDTLDQVIKGNNYSDSRNAQTKDFIQFFPNFMWLLRDATLNFSFTEDEEDDEDDEVDIKDYILKEVLKLEEEDDKTPDHTIQKNRQREALLSYFPEFDAMTLSMPSHKPKVLAQMGLPGTRKRLSSSFNDGVDEFIERCGKLMKPKKAWPYVGNIHGKQFAELVKQYVANFDFEGQTLDVHAAGAKVLDELLFREQEEAYKDYCKNMDSFAASELPCENRKIATKHKECVVEALDKFTERTECFNAADLIDRQRKHLQDRCGRVDEDKISGGYLRAIIEKNKQKSKEYCTNLARQLVEEHLRPFTSESGPRKSGISADLNESIEHVKKLYNHQGRGPRKDYVYKTEVTEKIAEIAETVKRRKSRTEGRNVPEADGAKSEAVNVESGEIEERERFRKQILEMKQNVEQHIRRLMREDVERQKQQSDDDNKERSEAIAKKIQQLYKTHHELAKQLQMINTELSREHETLIDELTKKYQRRMTMSEKSQ